The Ranitomeya imitator isolate aRanImi1 chromosome 3, aRanImi1.pri, whole genome shotgun sequence genome has a window encoding:
- the LOC138671941 gene encoding uncharacterized protein encodes MEFPKTADDWKRIASDFDQLWQFPNCGGALDGKHVRITQPANSGSFFFNYKGYFSVILMALVNANYEFVDVDVGMNGRVSDGGVFEHTSFGESLRNNQLQLPLNEDTKANLNFVFIADEAFPLHPHLLKPFAQRTLTPERRIFNYRLSRASRVVENAFGIMANRFRVFHTAINLKLPSIDFVVLACCVFHNFLRRHDTSSYSPPSFIDAVDPRTGDIVPGEWRTQPDNLTALQALGSGRQADDARDCREKYCQYFNGSGAVPWQDRAV; translated from the exons atggag tttcccaagacggcggatgactggaagaggattgcttccgattttgatcagctgtggcagtttccaaactgcggtggtgcattagatggaaagcatgtgcgcatcacgcaaccagccaactctggatccttttttttcaactacaaaggatatttcagtgtgatcctcatggcccttgtcaatgcgaactatgagttcgtcgatgtggatgttggcatgaatggtcgagtctccgacggtggagtttttgaacacacttcatttggggaaagcttgaggaacaatcaactgcagttgccactaaatgaagacacaaaagcaaacctcaattttgttttcatcgcagacgaagctttccctcttcatccacatttgctgaagccatttgcacagagaacactcacaccggagcgcagaatctttaattaccggttgtcgagggccagtcgtgtggttgaaaatgcctttgggattatggcaaatcggtttagagtgttccacacagctatcaacttgaagctgccgtctatagactttgtggttttggcatgctgtgtgttccataatttcctgagacgtcatgatacgagctcctattctcctccttcgtttattgatgcagtggacccaagaaccggagatattgtgcccggggaatggcgtacacaacctgataatttaacagctcttcaagcacttggatctggcagacaggcagacgatgcaagggactgtcgcgaaaaatactgtcagtactttaatggttctggagctgtaccctggcaggatcgcgccgtataa